The following DNA comes from Allobranchiibius huperziae.
TGGGACAGGACGACCGACAAGCTCTGGGTGCCGGACAAGTACCTCACCACCGGCACCGACGGCTACGTGTCCGGGATGTCCAAGTGCGCCCAGGACGACGGTTCGCTGGCGTCCAAGCGCTACGGCCGGATCGACGGCCCGCGCGGGCCGCAGGGCGGCACCCACGCACAGAAGGTCGACCGGGTCATCGCGGCCGCCACGTCCCAGACCGGCAAGGGCCTCACCTACTCCTGGGGTGCGGGCGGCAAGGGCGGCCCCGCGTACGGCGTCGGCACCTCCCCGAGCGGTTACCACGACTCGAACCGGTTCGGTTTCGACTGCTCCGGCTTCACCCTCTACGCGTTCTGGAAGGGCGCGGGCGTGGACGTCGGCTCCAACACCACGGCGCAGTACGCGCACGCGCACCGGGTCAAGCGATCCCAGATGCAGCGGGGCGACCTCGTCTTCTGGGGCAGCGGATCGAGCACCCACCACGTCGCCATCTACCTCGGCAAGGGACGGATTCTCGAGGCCGATGTGCCTCGCGACAGCCACAGCGTCCGCGAGGCCTCGCTGAGCGCACCGGGCTCGGACCTCATGCCGTACGTCGTCCGACCTGTGTGAAACCTGAACGCGACTCGCTGCGTCACATCACAACGTCAACCCCGAGAACCCAACCGTCACGAAGGAGCACGATCATGAGCACCACCATCACGAAGTACGCCACCCGAGCCGGAGCCGTCGCGGGCATCGGCGCCGCCGGCCTGCTGGCCCTCAGCGGAGCTGCCTCCGCCGCGGGTCACGCGGGGACCGTCCACACCCACGGGTCTGCGTTGACGGCACGCGCGTCGGCGTCGACCTCGGCGCGCAGCACCGGCAGCTACGCCAACGGTGCCAAGGTGACGATCTCCTGCCAGACCAACGGATCGAAGGTCACGGGGATCTACGGCACCAGCACGCTGTGGGACAAGGTCGGCAAGGGCTATGTCTCCGACACGTACGTCAAGACCGGTAGCGACGGCCGGGTCGCGCCGCAGTGCGGCAAGACCCCCGCCCCGCCGACGTCCACCAAGGGCTGCTCGACCAAGGGTCTCAACGACCCGCACTCGTGTGGTGCCGCGGTGGCGTGGGCCAAGGCCCACCTCGGCCGGAGCAGCTCGGACTACGCCCACCGGTGCGACCACGTCGTGGCCCTCGCCTACGGATTCGGCGCGAGCGGCTCGCAGTCCGCCAACTCGCACTGGGCGGCCATCCCGGGCAAGTACAAGCACAGCGGTGACACCACGGTCCCCGCGGGCGGCCTGGCGTTCTTCCACAGCAGCAGCTTCGGGCACGTGATGATCTCGCTCGGCGGCGGCAAGTTCGCCTCGAACGACATCCACGGCAACGGCACCTACACCACGACGACGATCGCCGAGATCAAGAGCAAGTGGGGCGAGCACTACGTCGGGTGGGCGCAGCCCTGGTTCCAGGCGAACCACTGACAGATCGAACGGCAGCAGCGGGCCGGCACTCGTCCGACGACGGGTGCCGGTCCCGCGCGTGCGCGGGAATCGTCACGGTGTCAGCGGGACCAGGATCGGGACGAGAGCCCGCAGCAGGGTGAGCGGATCTCGGTAGACGTCCGGCGCGACGAGCAGCCCCCAGTGCAGACAGGCCCGCGGCGCGCAGTGGCTCTGCACCGCGGTGAGGGTGGCGATCTGCTGACCGGCACGCACCTGCGTCCCGACCGCGAGACCGCCGGTGACCGGCTCGTACGTCGTGTGCCACCCGTTCGGGTGCGCGACCGTGAGGACCCCGCGTCCGGCGACCGCCCCGCGGAAGAGCACCACTCCGTCACCGGCGGCGAGCACCGGCTGACCGGGGCGACCCAGCAGATCCACCCCGCGGTGCCCGGCCGCCCAGGGCTGCGGTGGCGCGTCGTACCCGCGCACGAGGCTCGGTCGCGGGTCGAGCGGCCAGACGTAGCCGGTGGTGGGAGCGGGCACCGCGGCGGGGCCGGCCAACAGTGACCACACGGTGGCGAGCACCAGCATCAGATCCATGGGCAGCAGCGTGGATGCGGAGCGCCTGAACGGTCATGGGCGACGCGGGCGCCTGTGGATCGCCAAGGGGATGTGGACGAGCCGACTAGGGGCGGCCGGCACGCGGCACCGACACGGTGACCGACTTGATCTGTGCCTCGCGGGCCGCGCTTCGGGCGTGTTCGTCGAAGTCCGGTGCGCACGACATGAAGAGCGTGGTGCCGTCGGACCCGCCCAGCATGCACGCGAACACCCCCGTGCCCGGGCGCACCTCGTCGAGGATCTCGCCGCCCTCGCGCACCCGGACGACGCGTCCGTGGCTGGCGTCCGCGATCCAGAGGCAGCCCTCGGCGTCGAGCCCGCACCCGTCGGGGACCACGACGCCCTGGGGTACGGCGGTCGCCAGGTCGCGCGCCGTCGGCAGTTCGCCGAACTTCGCCCAGTCCATGCGGGGCCCGAGCGACCCGTCGGCGGCGATGTCGAAGGCGGACACCCGGTTGCCGAAGGTCTCATCCACCAGCAGGAGGCCGTCGTCGGTGATGACGCTGCCGTTGGGAAACCACAGATCGTCGGCGACCTTCGTCACGGAGCCGTCCGGGTCGACCCGCAGCAGGGGAGCCGTCTCGATGTCGTCGCCGGACATCAGGTCGAAGCCGAAGTTGCCGACGTACGCCCGGCCCTGCCCGTCGACGACCATGTCGTTGGGGAGCCCGGCCACATGGCGCGCCAGGTCGGCGTGCTCCACGAGCGACCCGTCCCCGGTCCGGCGCAGGATCTTGGCGTCCTTCATCGAGACCACCAGCAGATCGCCGCCCGGCAGCCAGCCGAGCCCCGAGGGCTGGGCCGGCACGTCCGCCTCGACCCGCAGGTCGGAACCGTCCTCGGCGACCGAATACACCTGGTGCAGATAGAAGTCCACGAACCACAGCCGACCCTGGTGCCACCGCGGGCACTCGGTGTAGGACATCCCGGACAGCACCGTTCGCACCGCGTGATCGCTCATCGCTCGAACGTAGACCCGCTCAGTCCGCCAGGTGGGCCAGTCGCCGTACGCCCTCGGCCAGGACGTCGTCCTGCTTGCAGAACGCGAACCGCACGAGCGACGCAGCAGCGACCTCGGCGGCCGGGTCGGCGGGTCTGTCCATGAACGCGCTCACCGGCACGCCTGCCACCCCGACCTGCGTCGGCATGGCCCGGCACAACCGCAGCGCGTCGGGGTCGAAGCGGGCGAGGTCGGCGATGACGAAGTAGCCGCCCGCGGGCACGCTGACCGGCACGTCCAGCCGCCGCAGCCCCTCGACGAGCAGGTCGCGTCGACGTCGCATGGTGTCGCTCAGCTCGGCGAAGAAGCGGTCGGGCAGCCCGAGGCCGACGGCGATCGCCGGCTGGAACGGTCCACTGGCCACGAACGTGAGGAACTGCTTCACCGTGCGGACGGCCTGTACGAGTTGCGCCGGCCCGAGCACCCAACCGACCTTCCAGCCCGTGGTGGCGAAGGTCTTGCCGCCCGAGCCGATGGTGAGGGTGCGCTCGGCCATGCCCGGCAGCGTCGCGACCGGGATGTGCTCGCCGTCGTAGACCAGGTGCTCGTAGACCTCGTCGGTCACGACCACGGCGTCGTGCTCGCGGGCCAGAGACGCGATCAACTCCAGCTCGGAGCGGCTGAAGACCTTGCCCGTGGGGTTGTGCGGGGTGTTGAGCAGCACGAGCCGCGTCCGGTCCGAGAACGCCGCGCGCAACGCGTCCTCGTCGACCGCGAAGTCGGGGAAGGCGAGCGACGTCGTACGGCGTACGGCGCCCGCCAGAGCGATCGAGGCGGCGTAGGAGTCGTAGTAGGGCTCGAAGGTGACGACCTCGTCACCCGGCTCGCAGAGCGCGAGGATGGTGGCGGCGATGGCCTCCGTGGCCCCCGCGGTGACCAGGACCTCGGTGTCCGGGTCGACGTGCAGGTCGTAGAACCGTCGCTGGTGGGCGCTGATCGCCTGCCGCAGCACCGGCACACCGATGCCCGGCGGGTACTGGTTCTGGCCGGAGTCGATGGCACCCTTCGCCGCGTCCAGCACCTCCTGGGGGCCGTCCGCGTCGGGGAACCCCTGGCCGAGGTTCACCGCCGCCGCCGCGGCCGCGCGTTGGGTCATCTCGGCGAAGACGGTCTCGCCGAAACCGCGCATCCGGGCGACCAGGGGCGCGAGCGGCACCGGGGGAGCAGTCATCCCGCCATGCTAGGCGGGCCGATTCGCTCCACGGCCCGCGTGCGCCATACACTGGATCCACGGCCTTGGCGAGATCACCTCGGGTGATGTGGCGAGGGTCGAATTCGCGTGTCCACGTCCGGCGCCGCGCTTCCTCCGGGAGGTGCATACCGGGGCGCACCCGTCAGTCCGTCCGCACAGCACTTGCTGGGCGAGCGGTCCGGGTCGTCTGGACACCAGGTTCACCGGCGCACCCGTGTCGGTGGAAGACAACTGGAAACATACGACGAAAGGACTTCGGCATGGCCGTCGTCACAATGCGCCAGCTCCTCGAGAGCGGCGTCCACTTCGGGCACCAGACCCGCCGTTGGAACCCGAAGATGAAGCGCTTCATCATGACCGAGCGCAACGGCATCTACATCATCGACCTGCAGCAGTCGCTGACCTACCTCAACGAGGCTTACGACTTCGTCAAGCAGACCGTGGCGCACGGCGGCACGATCCTGTTCGTCGGCACCAAGAAGCAGGCCCAGGAGTCGGTCGCCGAGCAGGCCACCCGCGTGGGCATGCCCTACGTCAACCACCGCTGGCTGGGCGGCATGCTCACCAACTTCGGCACCGTCAGCAAGCGCCTCGCGCGGCTGAAGGAGCTCGAGGAGATCGACTACGACGACGTCGCCGGCTCCGGTCGCACCAAGAAGGAACTTCTGGTGATGAACCGCGAGAAGGTCAAGTTGGAGCGCACCCTCGGCGGTATCCGCGACATGGCCAAGGTCCCCTCGGCCGTCTGGATCGTGGACACCAAGAAGGAGCACCTGGCCGTCACCGAGGCCCGGAAGCTGAACATCCCGGTCATCGCGATCCTCGACACCAACTGCGACCCCGACGAGGTCGACTACAAGATCCCGGGCAACGACGACGCGATCCGCTCCGTCACGCTGCTGACCCGCGTGGTCGCCGACGCCGTCGCCGACGGTCTCATCACCCGTTCGCAGGGTCGCTCCGGCGAGGGCGAGGCTGCCGAGCCGATGGCCGAGTGGGAGCAGGAACTGCTGAACTCCCAGACCGCTGCCGCCGACACCGACACCGCTGCCGGTCCGTCGCAGACGGCCAAGGCCGCCGTGGAGACCGCCGACGCAGATGTCACCACCGGTGACGCCGCGGGTGTCGAGGCCGCCACGGCAGCTGCCGCTGCCGAGACCACCGCTGCGGCCGCTGCCGAGGCTCCGGCTGCCGAGGCCGCGTCCACCGAGGCACCGGCCGACGACACCGCGGGCGCCTGAGCGTTCGCTCGTCGTACCCACTTTTCATGACTCTTCGCGAAGGAGCGAGGCATAGCTATGGCGAATTACACCGCCGCTGACATCAAGGCGCTGCGCGAGTCGACCGGCGCCGGAATGCTCGACGTCAAGAAGGCGCTCGACGAGGCCGACGGCGACCAGGCCAAGGCGACCGACATCCTGCGGGTCAAGGGCCAGAAGGGCGTCTCCAAGCGTGAGGGCCGCACGACGGAGAACGGCCTCGTGGCCGCCTCCGCCGGTGACGGCGTCGGCACGCTCGTGGAACTGCTCTGCGAGACCGACTTCGTGGCCAAGAGCGCGAAGTTCGGCGACCTCGCGGACGCCGTGCTGAAGGTCGCGGTCTCCTCGGGCGCCGCGGACGCGGAGAGCCTGCTGGTGGCGACCGGCGAGGACGGCAAGACCGTCAAGGAGTTGCTGGACGACGCCAACGCCACCATCGGCGAGAAGATCGAGATCAAGCGGGTGGCCCGTGTCGAGGCCCCCGTCGTGGCCGCGTACCTGCACAAGACCAGCCCCGACCTGCCTGCGCAGATCGGTGTCCTGGTCGGTGCGAGCGGTAGCGAGCAGACCGCCCGCGACGTCGCGATGCACGTCGCGGCGTTCAGCCCGACGGTGCTGCACCGCGACGACGTCGACGAGGAGACCGTGGCCAACGAGCGCCGCGTCGCCGAGGCGACGGCCCGCGAGGAGGGCAAGCCCGAGCAGGCCCTGCAGCGGATCATCGAGGGACGGGTCAACGGCTATTTCAAGGAGAACGTGCTGCACGACCAGCCGTTCGCCAAGGAGCCGAAGAAGACCGTCGCGAAGGTAGCCGACGAGGCGGGCGTGCAGATCGTCAACTTCGTCCGCTTCAAGGTCGGGGTCTGACGAAACACGCAGCGCAGCGTGTGCCGAGCGTAGCGAGGCGCGCCCGCAGCGAAGTGTGAGGAAGACGCCGAGAAGGCTCGTGGTCTTCCTCACCGCACCTGATGCGTGAAACCGCGCGGGACACGAGGGTCAACCCTCGTGTCCCGCGCGGTTTCTGCGTCCCAGGGCCTTGGAATCGGCAGTTCGGTCACTTCTCCGCGCGGGTGGCCGTTCTCAGGCAGCCTCGAAGAGGAGTGCTGCGCGGCGGGTGGGCCTGCTGGGTCGCCGGGCGTCGGGAGTCGGCAGCGCGGTCACTTTCCGGCACCGGCGTACGCGGTCGGGGTGGGTAGTTGGCGCTGCGGTCATTCTCCTGCACCGGCGCCGCCCGGCGCCTGCCACAGAGGTCGGCGTGGCAGCACTTCGAGAATCTGTGGAAGTATCTACCGACCCCTGGACGCCGATCACTCGGGAGTAACCACGTGACCACCCAGACCCCCATCGACCGCCCGGCTCGGGTACTGCTCAAGCTGTCCGGCGAGGTCTTCGGCGGGGGAGCCGTCGGGGTCGACCCCGACGTCGTCAAGGACATCGCCGAGCAGATCGCCGTCGCTGCGCGCTCCGGCGTGCAGATCGCCGTCGTGATCGGCGGCGGCAACTTCTTCCGCGGCGCCCAGTTGCAGCAGAAGGGCATGGACCGGGTCCGCGCCGACTACATGGGCATGCTCGGCATCGTGATGAACTGCCTGGCCCTGCAGGACTTCCTCGAGAAGGAGGACGTCGACACCCGGGTGCAGACGGCCATCGCCATGGGCCAGGTCGCCGAGCCGTACATCCCGCGCCGCGCGATCCGCCACATGGAGAAGGGCCGCGTCGTGATCTTCGGTGCGGGGATGGGCATGCCCTTCTTCTCCACGGACACCGTCGCCGTGCAGCGTGCCCTGGAGAGCCGCTGCGACGTGGTGCTGGTGGCCAAGAGCGGCGTGGACGGGGTCTACACGGCCGATCCGAAGCTGGACCCCGCTGCGACCCGGATCGACGAGCTCACCTACGCCGAAGCCGTCGAGCGGGACCTGAAGGTGCTGGACCAGACCGCATTCGCGCTGTGCGCGGAGAACAAGCTGCCGATGGTCGTGTTCGGCATGGAGGGTCAGGGCAACATCGCCCGCGCGCTGCAGGGTGAGAGGATCGGCACGCTGGTGTCGCCGGCCTGACCCCTCGGTCGTACGACGCCCACCCTCAACCACGCAGTATCGAAGGAGTTCCCCACCATGGACGGCAGCATCGACGAGAGTCTCTTCGACGCCGAGGAGAAGATGGAGAAGGCCGTCGAGGTCGCCAAGGAGGACTTCTCCGGCATCCGCACCGGCCGTGCGAACGCGGGGATGTTCAACAAGCTGCTGGTCGACTACTACGGCGCCCCGACTCCGCTGCAGCAGCTCGCGTCGTTCCAGACGCCCGAGGCGCGCACCGTGCTCATCCAGCCCTTCGACAAGGGCTCGATGGCCGCGATCGAGAAGGCGCTGCGCGAGTCCGATCTGGGCGTCAACCCCGGCAACGACGGCAACCTGATCCGGATCCAGCTGCCCCAGCTGACCGAGGAACGGCGCCGCGACTACATCAAGCTGGCCCGGAACAAGGGCGAGGACGCCAAGGTGTCCATCCGCAACATCCGCCGGCGTGCCAAG
Coding sequences within:
- a CDS encoding C40 family peptidase, coding for MSIRTSTRTPLRILTVAGLTAAIGVTTVGHGMSADAATRSFPAKVTLNGRQHIGDSANAKGAVVDKYKAGRQVPVTCQAAHKGTLWDRTTDKLWVPDKYLTTGTDGYVSGMSKCAQDDGSLASKRYGRIDGPRGPQGGTHAQKVDRVIAAATSQTGKGLTYSWGAGGKGGPAYGVGTSPSGYHDSNRFGFDCSGFTLYAFWKGAGVDVGSNTTAQYAHAHRVKRSQMQRGDLVFWGSGSSTHHVAIYLGKGRILEADVPRDSHSVREASLSAPGSDLMPYVVRPV
- a CDS encoding M23 family metallopeptidase yields the protein MDLMLVLATVWSLLAGPAAVPAPTTGYVWPLDPRPSLVRGYDAPPQPWAAGHRGVDLLGRPGQPVLAAGDGVVLFRGAVAGRGVLTVAHPNGWHTTYEPVTGGLAVGTQVRAGQQIATLTAVQSHCAPRACLHWGLLVAPDVYRDPLTLLRALVPILVPLTP
- a CDS encoding SMP-30/gluconolactonase/LRE family protein, with protein sequence MSDHAVRTVLSGMSYTECPRWHQGRLWFVDFYLHQVYSVAEDGSDLRVEADVPAQPSGLGWLPGGDLLVVSMKDAKILRRTGDGSLVEHADLARHVAGLPNDMVVDGQGRAYVGNFGFDLMSGDDIETAPLLRVDPDGSVTKVADDLWFPNGSVITDDGLLLVDETFGNRVSAFDIAADGSLGPRMDWAKFGELPTARDLATAVPQGVVVPDGCGLDAEGCLWIADASHGRVVRVREGGEILDEVRPGTGVFACMLGGSDGTTLFMSCAPDFDEHARSAAREAQIKSVTVSVPRAGRP
- a CDS encoding pyridoxal phosphate-dependent aminotransferase, producing the protein MTAPPVPLAPLVARMRGFGETVFAEMTQRAAAAAAVNLGQGFPDADGPQEVLDAAKGAIDSGQNQYPPGIGVPVLRQAISAHQRRFYDLHVDPDTEVLVTAGATEAIAATILALCEPGDEVVTFEPYYDSYAASIALAGAVRRTTSLAFPDFAVDEDALRAAFSDRTRLVLLNTPHNPTGKVFSRSELELIASLAREHDAVVVTDEVYEHLVYDGEHIPVATLPGMAERTLTIGSGGKTFATTGWKVGWVLGPAQLVQAVRTVKQFLTFVASGPFQPAIAVGLGLPDRFFAELSDTMRRRRDLLVEGLRRLDVPVSVPAGGYFVIADLARFDPDALRLCRAMPTQVGVAGVPVSAFMDRPADPAAEVAAASLVRFAFCKQDDVLAEGVRRLAHLAD
- the rpsB gene encoding 30S ribosomal protein S2, which translates into the protein MAVVTMRQLLESGVHFGHQTRRWNPKMKRFIMTERNGIYIIDLQQSLTYLNEAYDFVKQTVAHGGTILFVGTKKQAQESVAEQATRVGMPYVNHRWLGGMLTNFGTVSKRLARLKELEEIDYDDVAGSGRTKKELLVMNREKVKLERTLGGIRDMAKVPSAVWIVDTKKEHLAVTEARKLNIPVIAILDTNCDPDEVDYKIPGNDDAIRSVTLLTRVVADAVADGLITRSQGRSGEGEAAEPMAEWEQELLNSQTAAADTDTAAGPSQTAKAAVETADADVTTGDAAGVEAATAAAAAETTAAAAAEAPAAEAASTEAPADDTAGA
- the tsf gene encoding translation elongation factor Ts; amino-acid sequence: MANYTAADIKALRESTGAGMLDVKKALDEADGDQAKATDILRVKGQKGVSKREGRTTENGLVAASAGDGVGTLVELLCETDFVAKSAKFGDLADAVLKVAVSSGAADAESLLVATGEDGKTVKELLDDANATIGEKIEIKRVARVEAPVVAAYLHKTSPDLPAQIGVLVGASGSEQTARDVAMHVAAFSPTVLHRDDVDEETVANERRVAEATAREEGKPEQALQRIIEGRVNGYFKENVLHDQPFAKEPKKTVAKVADEAGVQIVNFVRFKVGV
- the pyrH gene encoding UMP kinase, whose protein sequence is MTTQTPIDRPARVLLKLSGEVFGGGAVGVDPDVVKDIAEQIAVAARSGVQIAVVIGGGNFFRGAQLQQKGMDRVRADYMGMLGIVMNCLALQDFLEKEDVDTRVQTAIAMGQVAEPYIPRRAIRHMEKGRVVIFGAGMGMPFFSTDTVAVQRALESRCDVVLVAKSGVDGVYTADPKLDPAATRIDELTYAEAVERDLKVLDQTAFALCAENKLPMVVFGMEGQGNIARALQGERIGTLVSPA
- the frr gene encoding ribosome recycling factor — protein: MDGSIDESLFDAEEKMEKAVEVAKEDFSGIRTGRANAGMFNKLLVDYYGAPTPLQQLASFQTPEARTVLIQPFDKGSMAAIEKALRESDLGVNPGNDGNLIRIQLPQLTEERRRDYIKLARNKGEDAKVSIRNIRRRAKEEIDKHVKDGDVGEDEGSRAEKELESTTKKYVDVVDEMMKSKESELLSV